The following is a genomic window from Pseudomonas parafulva.
GGAACGGTCCTTGTTCAGCGTGAACATGTGCTGGAACAGGGCGCGGCCGTGCTCGCGCGGCAGCGCCAATTGCTGCATCAGGCGGGCGAACGGGTAATGCCGGTGCTGCAAGGTCTCTTTCACCTCGCGCTCTACGCAGCGCGCCCAGTCGATGCTCGATAGCGTCGGTTGCAGGGTGCAGCGCAAGGCCAGCGGATTGACCAGGTAGCCTGGCATGCGCAGGTGCTCGCGACGCAGTCGCCATCCGGCAGGCGTGCCCAGCACGAAATCGGTCTGCCCCGACAGCACGCCGAGGTATTGCTGGAATAGCGAAAGCAACAGCACGTAGGGCGTCACGCCAATGGAACGGGCCAGGGCGCGAATGCGTGCAGTATCGGTCTCGTCGAACCTGGCCGAGGTATCGCCGCCTACGTGGGCGGGCGTGTCGCTGGTAACGAAGTCAGTCGGCAGCACCAGCGCCGGGGCGTCCTGCAAGCGCGCCTGCCACCAGGCCAGCTCGCTCGCCTGCTCGGCCTCGCTGCGCCGATACAGGGCGCTGCCGAAGTCGCGGTAGGCCTGCGCATCGACCGGCGCCAGGGGCTGGCCGGCGAGGTGCGAGATCAGCTCGTCGACGATGATCTGGTAGATGGTCGCACCATCGGCGGCGATGTGGTGGATGCCCAACAGCAGGATGTAGTCGCAGCCTTCGGCGTGCCGGTTACAGACCAGCGTCAGGCGGCTGACGTCGCCACTGGCCAGATCGAACGGTTCGTCGGCCAAGTCCGTGAGACGTTGGTGCAGGGCCTTCGGGTCGGCCGCCTGCAACTCGACCTGGCGCAACCCAAGCCACTGGGTCGGCGCGCCGCGCTGCACAGGCACGCCGTCGCGCTCGGCGAACGGGCTGCACAGCAGCGGATGGCGGTGCTGGACGTCATGCCAGGCGCGTTGCAGACGCGGCACCAAGTCTTCATCGAGCAGCGACGGCTTGAGCCGTGCGGCATAGGCGATGTTGTAGGCGCAGCTTTGCGGCTCCAGGCGGTGCAGGAACCACAGCGCCTGTTCGTTATCGGTCAGCGCACGGTCGCGGAAATACGCCGGGTGGGCGTCGAGCCAGCGCACCACGTCGGCGCCGTGGCTGCGTAGCGCTTGGGCGATCGACTCGTCCAGCGCGCCAGGTGGCGCATGGTCGACAAGCACTTCACCTGCGCGGGCGGACAGACGAATGCCGCGCAGCCAGCAACCCTGCATCAGACGATCGAGCATTGGAGATCCTTCATGTATGAATGCGGTCAGGGCCGATCGCTCGGCCCAGCGAATGGATCACTGGCCGGCGAACGGCTCTGCCATGGCGACCACGACCTTGCGTGGACCCTGGAAGGTCGAACGGCCATGGGCCACGAGCATGTTGTCGAGCATCAGCACGTCGCCGGCCTGCCAAGCGAAGGTGACCTGGCACTGCTCGAGAACCTCGCGGATGTGCGCCAGCGCCTGCTCTTCGATGGGCGAGCCGTCGCCGTAGAAGACATTGCGTGGCACCCCCTGCTCGCCGACGATCGACACCAGGGTTTCGCGTACCGCAGGCGCCAGGTTGGAGAGATGGAACAGGTGGGCCTGGTTGAACCAGACCCACTCGCCACTGACCGGGTGTTGAGCGACCGCCTGGCACACCTGGCGGGTGGACAGTTCGCCCTCCTCGTCCCACTGGAAATCGATCTGGCTGGCGCGGCAGTAACGTTCCACCTGATCACGGTCGTCGGTGCTGAAGGCCTGTTGCCAGGTCAGGTCCAGGCCGTTGCCGTAGTTGCGCACGTACATCAGGCGCTTGTCGGCGAAACGCTGGCGAATGGCGGGGTCGAGTCGCTGGAACACCTCGCGGCTGTCGGCAATCGGCGTTTCGCCGCCGACCGGCGAGGCGGTGATGCAGTGGAACCAGATCTTCATCGGCCAGCCTAGCGAGTAGGACTGTTCGTTGTGCAGGGGAATGACTTGGTGCGCGGGGTATTCGGTGGAGGTGTAGACGCGGCTGTTGAGCCGGGTGCGGGGCGTGGATGCGTAGTCGTAGGTCAGCAGTTCGTGGCCGAAGCTGCGGGCGAAGGCTTCGAAATCCGTCTCGTCGGAAAAGTCGAAGCCCCTGAGCAGCACGCCACCGACCTGTGGCAACTGCTGCTCGATGCGGTGTACGAGCTCCGGCAGTTCACCGCGCCAACCGGCGCCGGGCTGTCGGGGCGTGATCACCAGCGGGAGAGCCCTCTGGCCCTCAAGATCGACTGCCCGCTCCTGCACCCGTACCAACATGCTCTCCATGGACCAGTCCTCGCCTGAAATTACTGTGCGATTTTTTACCTGGCCGACAACCTAATACAAAGATGTTACGAATTCAATTCCGAATCATTTGCATTTGTGACATCAAAATGGAGGCATCACGGCGCATCTTGCAGCAAATGGTCGCGCTCGGCGATGTGTGACATCAGCAGATACGCCGAACCGATCAGACCTTGCATCGTGTCCGGAAAACGGCTGCGGTTGAAGTAAAGAAACTGTCGATTCTTCACGGCGAACAGATTCTGCCATTGCGCCGAGCGGCGGAACGCAGCGGTGCTGGCTTCGGAGCCGAGCATCTCTTCGTAGGTGTCGATGATGAAATCGCTGTTGAAGTCGCCAATGCGCTCAAGGCTGTAGGGCACATTGCGACGCGCCTCGCGGTAGGCCGCCACGCGGCCCAGGCCGAAATCGGCGATCACATCGTCCATGCCGCCACGACCGATCAATTGAAAGCCGTCCGGGTACACCTCCAGGGTGGTCACGGTAATGCGTTCGGGCTGCTTGACGCGCTTTTTGAACTCACTCACCACCCATTGGTATTCCTTGAGCAATTCCTGATAGCGCGACTGCTTGCCGACCAGGTCGGCGAGCTGACTGGCGTAGGTCTTGATATCGCCCTCGCGTACCGGCAGCAGCACCACGGGCGCAATGCCCGCCAGTTTTTCCTTGAGATCGGCCTGATAGGACAGCCCGACGATCAGGTCGGGCTTGAGCGCGGCGATGGCTTCGATATCCGGTGCCTGATGCGAGCCGACGTAGCGGATGGCACTGACATCGAAACGCTCCTGCACGCCACGCAGGGTGACATCGGAGAACAGCTTCTTGCGCCCCGTGGAGCCGCAGGGCGTGATACCCAGTTCGAGCAACTGCGCTGTCAGGCTGAAATCATGCAGCGACACCACGCAGCGCGGCGCCACGGGCACTTGCACGCGGCCGAACTGATTCTCGAAGGTGCGGGTCTCGGCTGCCGTGGCGGGCGGTATGAGGCAGATCAGCAGCAGGCACAGCAGTCCGGTCAATTGGCGCAACATCATCGGTTCTCGGCTCTCTCTCGAATGAATATTCAGGGCATCAACGACTGCGTTGGCGCGCCAGCAGCAGCATCAGGTACGGCGCACCGAGCAAGGCCACCACCAGCCCCGCCGGGATCTGCAATGGCGGCAGCAGGCCTCGCCCGAGGGTATCGCCTGCCAGCACCAGCAACGCACCGAACAGGGCCGACAGCGGCAGCAACGCGCCGTGTCGATCGCCGGCGAGCTGGCGGGCCAGATGCGGCGCCACCAGGCCGACGAAGGTCATGGTGCCGACGTTGGCCACCGCTGCCGCGGTCAGCATCACACTGCTCAACAGCAGCAAGCCCATGGTGCGGGTCACGTTCAGGCCGCGACTCAAGGCCACGCTCTCGCCCAGTTGCAGCAGGTTCAGCAGCCGATGGCACAGCAGCAGCGGCAGGCCCGCCAGCAGCAGCCAGAGGCCGAGGCTGTACACCTGCGGCCAACCGCTGCGGTGCAGGCTGCCACCCAGCCACATCAAGGCCGACTCGACATGATCGATATCGCCGTAGGTGATGATCAGGTCGGCGACGGCGCTGAGAATGGCGGTGAGCCCTACCCCGATCAGGATCAGGCGCAATGGCGAGATGCCCTGGCGCCAGGACAGCACCGCAACCAGTGCCGCTACCGCCAGGCCACCGCCCAGTGCGGCCAGCGGATAGAGCGCAGGGGACAGCAACTGCGGCCAGAGCACCATGATCAGCAACATGGTGACGCTGGCGCCCGACTCCACCCCCACCAGACCAGGCGCGGCCAGCGGATTGCGCGTCAGCGACTGCATCAACAGGCCGGCCAGGGCCATGGCGGCGCCGGCCAGGACCGCCAGCAGCACGCGCGGCAGACGCAACTCCCTGACCAGGTTGAGCACCGTGGGGTCAGCCCGCTCAGGTTGGGTCAACGCCTGCCAGACCGTGCTCAGCCCCATGGGGTAGCTGCCCACGGTGAGCGCGTAGAGTCCAAGCGCCACCGTGGCCAGTATCAATAGCAGCGTCCAGATCAGATCGATGGGGCGACCGAACACCGGCAGCGGATGCCAGCGTCGAGGCAACAGCAGAACGCTTTTCATCAACGTACCTTTCTCAAGACCAGCACGACGAAGATCGGCCCGCCGATCAGCGCGGTGACGATGCCGGTGTTCAGCTCGAACGGCCGCACCAGGGTGCGAGCGGCGAGGTCGGCCAGCATGACCAGTTGCGCGCCCAGCAATGGCGCTGCCAGCAGCAGCCGCCGGTAGTCGTTGCCGAACAGCAAGCGCGCCGCATGCGGCACCACCAGCCCGACGAAACCGATGGGACCGGCCAGGGCGACGGCGCAGCCGGAAAGCAGCACCACCGCCAGCAGACCCAGCAGACGCATCTTCAACAGATTCACGCCCATGCCGGCCGCCGCCTGGGCACCCAGCCGGTGGATGTTCAAGGCGCGCAGGTTGATCAGGCACAGCAGCATGCCCAGGGCCATCCACGGCCAGACCCAGCGCTGCACCGAGCTGTCGGTCAGACCGATGGAGCCGGTGAGCCAGCGTCGCAGGCTGTCCATGCCTTGCTGATCGAGCAGCAACAGGATCGCGGTAATGGCACTGAACAGCGCCGCGATCATCGCCCCGGACAGGGTCAGGCGTACCGGGTTATGCCCTCGGCCAGCCAGCGCCAGGACGCCGACCGCCGCGACCAGGGCGCCGGCGAAGGCGAACAGCGGGATCATCGACAGGTCGTTGCCGGGCAGCACCAGCAGGCCGAACACCACGAACAGCGCCGCGCCACTGTTGATGCCGAGGATGCCGGGGTCGGCCAGTGGGTTGTCGCCGATCGCCTGCATCAGGGTACCGGCCAGGCCGAGGCTGGCGCCGACCATGATCGCCACCAGCAAGCGCGGCAAGCGCGAGCCGCGCACGATGCTTTGGTCCGGGTCCGAGGGCACGTAGGCCACCAGCGCCTGCCAGGCCTCGCTCCAGGGAATCGACTTGGCGCCGAAGGCCAGGTGCGCCAGCGCCGTGACCAGCAATACCGCCAGCACGGCGAACCACAGCGGCAGGCGCAGTGAAGTGGACGGCTTCACTGCGCCACCCGCAGCGCACTGGCACGCACCGCGGACTTGGCGGCTGGCACGCACAGCGGCACGCCCGTGTGGGGATCGGTGATGATGTGGGCGTCGAGGTCGAACACCGCTTTGAGATTGGCGGCGGTGAACACCTCGCGCGGCGGGCCTTCGGCTTGCAACTGACCGTCACGCAGCATGACCAGATGGTCGGCGTAGCGCGCGGCCTGGTTGAGGTCATGCAGCACAGCGACGATGGTCTTGCCCTGCTCGCGCAGGCTGACCAGCAGTTCGAGCAGGGTCACTTGGTGGGCGATGTCGAGGAAGGTGGTGGGTTCGTCAAGCAGGATCACCGGCGTGTCCTGCGCCAGCGTCATGGCGATCCAGCAGCGCTGCAACTGCCCGCCCGAGAGCGTGGCCAGGGAGCGGTCGAGCAAGGGTTCGATGCCGGCCAGGGCGATGGCCTGATCGCAGGCCTGCTGATCGGCGGGCGACCACTGTTGCCACCAGCTCTGCCAGGGAAAACGCCCCTGCATCACCAGTTCGCGCACGCTCATGCCTGCCGGCGAGGTGGTGCGCTGGGGCAGCAGCGCCATGCGCTGGGCCAGCTCGCGACGGGAAAAGTGCGTCACGGGTTGGCCGGCCAACCGCACCTCGCCGGCCTCGGGGCGCAACATCCGCGCCAGCACGTTCAACAAAGTGGTCTTGCCGCAGCCGTTGGCGCCGATCAACGCGGTGAAGGCCCCTTGCGGAACCTCAAGCGTCACGCCCTTCAACACCTGTTGCTCACCGTAGCTCAGCTTGACTCCGCTGGCCTCGAGCATCTGTTTCTCCTAGCCCTGCGGCGCGCGCGGCGCCTGTTTTGCGTGCGAAACCCGAAGCGCATTGTGCCGTGTTCGGGCGGATAAAAGGCCACAGGATAAGACGAAAAGCGACGCAGCCGCCACACGGCAACAGAATAGTAATGTGAACATTTATCATTTGGCGTTAAAGTATCGGCCGTCGTTCCGGCCCGGGTTCGGCCAGAGTCGTCGTGGATCAAGGGCACATTGGCATTCAACTGCGTCAATTCAAGGACATTTAGATGCTGCGCATAACAACAGCCCGCACTCGCAAGAACCTTCCTGCATTCAAGTTCACGACGATCGCCCTGGCCCTGGGAGGGATGCTCTCGGCGCAGGCTCACGGGGCCGAACAGAGCGCCGCGCCCGGCGCCGCCGTCATCGAGCTGGGCGACACCACGGTCAGCGCCCAGGCCCTGGAAAACCCCACCGGCACGCTGCCCGGCAAAGTCGCCCTGCGCAACGCCAGTGCCACCAAATCCAATGCAGCCATTACCGAAACGCCGCAGTCGGTGTCGGTGGTGACCGCCGATGACATGAATGAGCGCAAGGCCGACACCTTGGCAGACGCACTGAGCTACACGCCAGGGTTCACCAGCCAGCCGAGCAGCTTCAACCGCACCGCCGACCGCTTCCGCATGCGCGGCTTCGATGTGGAGTCCGCGACCGGCGGTTCGATGCGCGACGGCATGCGCCTGCAGAACAACTCCTACGAGGGCGTGCAGGAGCCGTTCGGCCTGGAGCGCGTCGAAGTGGTGCGCGGCGCGGCCTCGGTGCTGTACGGCCAGTTGTCGCCCGGCGGCTTCGTCAACGGCATCAGCAAGCGTCCGACCGAGACGCCGTTGCACGAGCTGGGCCTGCAATATGGCAACCACGACCGCAAGCAGTTGACCGGCGACTTCAGCGGCCCGCTGGGTGACAGCGACACCCTGAGCTATCGCCTGACCCTGTTGCAGCGCGACAGCAACACCTCCCAGGACCACATCAACGACGACAAGCTCTACATCGCCCCGGCGCTGACCTGGCGTCCCAACGAGGACACCTCGCTGACCCTGCTGTCGTTCTACCAGAAGAGCGACACGCGCTTCTCCGCGCCCCTGCCCTACCAGATGGTCAAGCATGTGGGTAAAGGCCCGTTCACCATCGGCCGTCACGACTTCATCGGTGAGCCGTCCTACGACGACATGAATGGCGAGATGTCCGCCATTGGTTACGAATTCGAGCATCGGTTCGATGAGCACACGCGCATCAGCAACAAGCTGCGGTATTACGAATCGGATGTGAAGTGGAAGTACCTGCAGGCCACCCCCGCCTCGGTGGCTGCCTCGGCCAGCACAGGGGTGTTGCGTCGCCAGTACAGCGACCGCCGTGAGCGTTCACGTGCGCTGGCCAGCGACACCAACGTGGAAAGCCGCTGGAACATCGCCGGTATGGAGCACACCTTCCTGGTGGGCGTGGATACCTACGATGCGTCTTATGACTCGCACAACTTCCGCGGCAATGCGCCCAGCCTCGACCTGAGCCGCTACAACTATGGTCAGCCCGTTGTGGTCAACAAGAACCCAAGCCAGGACCGCGGCTCGCAACTCGACACCCTGCAAACCGGCCTTTATTTCCAGGACCAGATCCGTTTCGACGAGCGCTGGTTGCTGTTGCTCGGCGGTCGTCGCGACTGGGCCGACCAGGATCAACGCGCCTTCCGCAACGGTCAGAAGCTCAAGCAAGACGACCAGGCTACCACCTGGCGCGCAGGGCTTGTCTACCAGGCCGACAACGGTCTTGCGCCGTACGTCAGCTACAGCGAGTCGTTCTTCCCGGTGGGTGTGGCCGAATTCACCGGGCAGACCTTCGACCCGACCAAAGGCAAGCAGTATGAAATGGGCATCCGCTACCAGCCCCATGACAGCAACATGCTGCTCAGCGCGGCGGTGTACGAGTTGACCCAGGAAAACGTGGTGAAGACCGATTTCAACGGCAATGCGCAGCAGATCGGCGAGCAGCGCTCGCGTGGCCTGGAACTGGAAGCCAAGGCGGACGTCACACCCCAGCTGACCCTGCTGGCGTCGTACGCCTACACCGATGCGCGCATCACCAAAAGCGCCAATCCCAGCGAGAAAGGCCAGCGCAGCGAAGACACGCCCTACCACCAGGCGGCCCTGTGGGCCGACTACAACTTCGGCCTGTTCGGCGTGCCGCAACTGAAAGTCGGCGCCGGAGCCCGTTATAAAGGCACCACCCAGGCCTCGGGCATCGACTCGCAGATGCCCGCCTACACCCTGTTCGACCTGCGCGCCAGCTACCAGTTGAACAAGAACTGGGACGTGGCCATCAACGCCAACAACGTCACCAACAAAGCCTATACGTATTGCGAGTTCGCCATCTGCCGCTACGGTGACGAACGCGAAGTGGTCACTTCGGTGAACTTCCGCTGGTAAAGGCCTGTGAGCAGCGCAGCACGCCGCCTACGGCGGCTGCGCTTTAAATGCCAGGGGCCTGCGGTTTGTGCCCCAGACTGCGCATCAAATCCCGCGCCGTCTCGAAGAACATCTGCTTGAGGCTTTCGGCACACTCCTCGGTCAGCCGATTGGCAGGCCCCGAGATGACCAACGCCCCCATCGACTCCCCCTGCGCCCCATAGATCGGCAAGGCCATTGAAGCCGCGTGCGGATCGGTGGCGCCCCGGGAAAAGAACGGCTTCTGCAGAGCGATGCCGATGTCATACGGTGCCCGCAACGCCTGCGCACCGGCCGCCTCGTCCATGGGACGCATGTCGCCAGGCTGTAGGTTCAGGCGCAGCCGGTGCGACGAGTTCACTCGGTACTGGCACATCCGGTACGCGCCGTGCCTGACGTAGAACGACGCCGTCTCGCCGGACTGCTCGGCCAAGTGGTGCAGACGCGGCATGACATGCCGCTCCAGATCCAGTGCCTCTTGATACACCGCATTCAGACGCATCACCTCGCTGGCCAGTTGGTAACGGCCATCGGCCATGCGCGTGATGAAGCCGTGGGTTTCCAACGAGACCATCAAACGCATGATGGTGCTCTTGATCAACCCGGTACGCTCCACCAACTGCACCAGACTCAGGGCGGTATCACCGATCTGGAACGCCGTGAGCACGGTCAGCACACGGTCGGCCGATGCCACACCATTGACTGCGGGACGTGGCCGCGCTTTTACCATTTGAACAACCTCGTCTGATCGGTAGTCTGGTCCCCTCGTGGGCCAAGCGCGCATTATCCGCCAATGCCCTGCTCGGCGCCACGGTCAGCCTCGCAGCGCGGCCTTGTAGCGGGCTACGCAGGCAGTACCGAGCGCCAGCAGCAATAGCGCCCCGGCCACGCCCAGCGTCGCCGGGGCACCGAATTGAGCGGCCAACACCCCGGCGATCATGCCGCCCAGCGCCTCGAAGCCAAAGCGCAACGCGATGTAGAACGCCACCACGCGGCCGCGCAAAGGCCCTGGCGCCTCGCTCTGCAACTGCATATTGGTACTGACATTGCTCAGGGTGATGCCGAAACCGAGTATCGCCAAGGCGGCCAACGCCAGCGGTAGCACGTTGGCCAGGCACAGGCCGACCAGCGACACCGCGCACAGCAACGCGCCTGCGACCGTGAACCGACCCAGCCGATGCAGCGCGCCGCCTACCGCCAACACCACGGTGGCGACGAATGCACCTGCCCCTGCAGCTCCCCACAGCCAGCCCAGGATGCGGGCATCGCCGGCGAACACTGCCTTGGCCAGAATGGGCAACAGTGCTGCGTAGCAAGATGCCAGCAGATTGACCAGCACCACATTGATCAGCAACTGGCGCACGCTGGCGGTGTGCCAGAGATAAGCCAGGCCTTCACGAAACACCTGCGCGGTCGAACCGCTGGCGCGCGGGCTATCACCGCCGCGCACCTCGAGCAGCCCTGCGAGCAAGGCGGTGAAACCGATCGCCGTCAGGGCGAAACAGGCCGCCTCGCCGGCCAGCGCGATCAAGCCACCGGCCAACGGCGGGCCGACGAAACGCGCGGCATTGATCAGCATGGCATTGAGCACCAGCGCATTGGGCAAGTCCGCAGGCTCATCGACGAAGCTGCCGATCAACGCTTGGCGCAGCGGGGTTTCCAGCGCGTTGAGCAGCCCAAGCAGCAGCGCCATGCCGGCGATGAAGGGGCCATCGACCCATTCACACCACGTGGCTAGGGCCAGCACGGCAGACTGCCCCACCAGGATCGACTGAACGATGATCAGCAGTCGCCGTTTGTCGTGACGATCGATCCAGGCACCGGCCTGTGGGCCGATGAGCAGTTGCGGTATGAGCGACAGAAAGGTGATCAGACCGAGCAGCACCGCAGAACCGGTCAGGTGATAGGCCAGCCACGCCAGCGCCACCTGCTGCACCCACTTGCCTAACGTGGAGATGCCCTGGCCGGCGAAATAGATCTGGAAGTTGCGATGAGCGAGCGCCCGAATGGCCGAAGGCCAGCGGGCGCGAGGGGATGACGACAGGTGGGGCAACGAGCGAATCCTCAGTGACGGACCCACCGCCAGCATCGCCCATCGCCTGCGACGCGCCCTGGACAAGGCGCGCCGTGGATAGGGTTCAGCCTGGCAGCAGGCAACCTTTCTTCTTCAAGGACTCCAGGACCCAGGAGCGGTCGTTGGTGCCTTGGGCAATGTGTTCCATTTGAGCCGTTTCCGCCTTGTGCTTGGCGGTAGCACGCGCGTAGACCTCAGCGACCTCATCATAAGGCACGCACAGCAGTCCATCGTCATCGCCGATCATCAGATCGCCGGGGTGGATCACCATACCGTCGAGGGCGATCGGCACGTTGATCTCGCCGGGGCCGTCCTTATAGGGACCGCGGTGCGAAACGCCAGCCGCAAACAGCGGGAATTGGCCCGCGCCAATGTTAGCCGCATCGCGAATGGCGCCGTTGATGACGATACCGGCGACGCCGCGCTTGACCGCATAGGCCACCATCATTTCGCCGATCAGGGCATTGGTCAGGTCGCCGCCGGCATCGACCACGATCACATCGCCCGGCTCGGCGATATCGATCGCGTAGTGCAGCATGAGGTTGTCACCTGGGCGGGCCTTGACGGTCAGCGCCGCGCCGCACAGCACGCCTTCGCGGTGCATGGGCCGCAGACGTGCGCCGCCGGCTGTCATGCGATTCATCGAGTCGCTGACGTTCGCAACCGGTACCTCGCGATAGCGAGCCACCCAGTCGTCGCCCACTTTACGAGCGCGTTCAAGCACTTGGAAGCCAATGCTCATGTGACCTACCTCTATTGGATTTATTCGATTTCATCGGCTCGGCCGACTATGTTTTTAGAATGTCATTTCGTTAATTGAATATCAATGGGTTTTTGACGCTGATGAAAAGCCTTATGGCCAGTTAGCACACACATGGTTGCAACGCCATTTCATTATGGTAGTGTTCACCCATGCCGCACCTGCACGGCCATACCGTCCCCTACAAGAACAAGGTATCGATGATGTCCCGCACCATTCTGCTGACCGGCCCAGCGTTGGCCGAAGAGGCCATGCGCCTGGCCGCCGCCCAAGGCGTCCGAATCATCCCGACCACGCCCTATTTGCCGGCCGAGGAGCTGGAGGCGATCATTCGCGCCGAACAGCCCGACGCCATCGTCGTGCGCCAGGGCAGCCTGACCCGCGCCATGATCGATGCGTCAGCCAACCTCAAAGTGATCGCCAAGCACGGGGTGGGCTACAACACCATCGACATCCAGGCTGCTGCCGAGCGCTGCATCCCGGTCTCCATCGCGGTGGGTGCCAATGCCCAATCGGTCGCCGAACACGCCTTCGCCCTGATGTTCAGCGTGGCCCGGCAGACCGCCCTGCTCGATGCGCGATTGCGCGACGGGCACTGGGACAAGGCCTCGGCCAATGGCATCGAGCTCAGCGGCAAGACGCTCGGCCTGATAGGCCTGGGCTCGATCGGCGGCATTCTCATGGACCTGGTGGCGCCGCTGCGCATGAAGGTCAAGGTCTACGACCCCTACCTCAAGCAGTTGCCGGCACGCGAGCATGTCGAGCGCGAAGAGGATTTCGATCGCCTGCTGGCCGACAGCGACGTGATCAGCCTGCATTGCCCGCTGACCGAGACCAACCACAACCTCATCGGCGCCGCGCAAATCGCGCGCATGCGTCCCGGCGCCATCCTGATCAACACGGCACGCGGTGAACTGGTCGACACGCCAGCGCTGGTCAGTGCCTTGAGCGAGCGACGCCTCGGCGGCGCAGGCCTGGATACCTTCAACCCTGAACCACCACCGGCCGACAGCCCGCTGTGGGGACTGCCGACGTTGGTCGCCACCCCGCACGTGGGCGCCAATACCACCGAGGCCCGCGACCGCGTTGGTCTGGTGGCGCTCCAGCAGATCCTCGACGTCTGGGAGGGCAAGGCCCTGGAGCCACGTTGCGTCGTCAACCGGCA
Proteins encoded in this region:
- a CDS encoding TauD/TfdA family dioxygenase, encoding MLVRVQERAVDLEGQRALPLVITPRQPGAGWRGELPELVHRIEQQLPQVGGVLLRGFDFSDETDFEAFARSFGHELLTYDYASTPRTRLNSRVYTSTEYPAHQVIPLHNEQSYSLGWPMKIWFHCITASPVGGETPIADSREVFQRLDPAIRQRFADKRLMYVRNYGNGLDLTWQQAFSTDDRDQVERYCRASQIDFQWDEEGELSTRQVCQAVAQHPVSGEWVWFNQAHLFHLSNLAPAVRETLVSIVGEQGVPRNVFYGDGSPIEEQALAHIREVLEQCQVTFAWQAGDVLMLDNMLVAHGRSTFQGPRKVVVAMAEPFAGQ
- a CDS encoding ABC transporter substrate-binding protein, with the protein product MMLRQLTGLLCLLLICLIPPATAAETRTFENQFGRVQVPVAPRCVVSLHDFSLTAQLLELGITPCGSTGRKKLFSDVTLRGVQERFDVSAIRYVGSHQAPDIEAIAALKPDLIVGLSYQADLKEKLAGIAPVVLLPVREGDIKTYASQLADLVGKQSRYQELLKEYQWVVSEFKKRVKQPERITVTTLEVYPDGFQLIGRGGMDDVIADFGLGRVAAYREARRNVPYSLERIGDFNSDFIIDTYEEMLGSEASTAAFRRSAQWQNLFAVKNRQFLYFNRSRFPDTMQGLIGSAYLLMSHIAERDHLLQDAP
- a CDS encoding FecCD family ABC transporter permease, with product MKSVLLLPRRWHPLPVFGRPIDLIWTLLLILATVALGLYALTVGSYPMGLSTVWQALTQPERADPTVLNLVRELRLPRVLLAVLAGAAMALAGLLMQSLTRNPLAAPGLVGVESGASVTMLLIMVLWPQLLSPALYPLAALGGGLAVAALVAVLSWRQGISPLRLILIGVGLTAILSAVADLIITYGDIDHVESALMWLGGSLHRSGWPQVYSLGLWLLLAGLPLLLCHRLLNLLQLGESVALSRGLNVTRTMGLLLLSSVMLTAAAVANVGTMTFVGLVAPHLARQLAGDRHGALLPLSALFGALLVLAGDTLGRGLLPPLQIPAGLVVALLGAPYLMLLLARQRSR
- a CDS encoding FecCD family ABC transporter permease — encoded protein: MKPSTSLRLPLWFAVLAVLLVTALAHLAFGAKSIPWSEAWQALVAYVPSDPDQSIVRGSRLPRLLVAIMVGASLGLAGTLMQAIGDNPLADPGILGINSGAALFVVFGLLVLPGNDLSMIPLFAFAGALVAAVGVLALAGRGHNPVRLTLSGAMIAALFSAITAILLLLDQQGMDSLRRWLTGSIGLTDSSVQRWVWPWMALGMLLCLINLRALNIHRLGAQAAAGMGVNLLKMRLLGLLAVVLLSGCAVALAGPIGFVGLVVPHAARLLFGNDYRRLLLAAPLLGAQLVMLADLAARTLVRPFELNTGIVTALIGGPIFVVLVLRKVR
- a CDS encoding ABC transporter ATP-binding protein — protein: MLEASGVKLSYGEQQVLKGVTLEVPQGAFTALIGANGCGKTTLLNVLARMLRPEAGEVRLAGQPVTHFSRRELAQRMALLPQRTTSPAGMSVRELVMQGRFPWQSWWQQWSPADQQACDQAIALAGIEPLLDRSLATLSGGQLQRCWIAMTLAQDTPVILLDEPTTFLDIAHQVTLLELLVSLREQGKTIVAVLHDLNQAARYADHLVMLRDGQLQAEGPPREVFTAANLKAVFDLDAHIITDPHTGVPLCVPAAKSAVRASALRVAQ
- a CDS encoding TonB-dependent siderophore receptor, producing MLRITTARTRKNLPAFKFTTIALALGGMLSAQAHGAEQSAAPGAAVIELGDTTVSAQALENPTGTLPGKVALRNASATKSNAAITETPQSVSVVTADDMNERKADTLADALSYTPGFTSQPSSFNRTADRFRMRGFDVESATGGSMRDGMRLQNNSYEGVQEPFGLERVEVVRGAASVLYGQLSPGGFVNGISKRPTETPLHELGLQYGNHDRKQLTGDFSGPLGDSDTLSYRLTLLQRDSNTSQDHINDDKLYIAPALTWRPNEDTSLTLLSFYQKSDTRFSAPLPYQMVKHVGKGPFTIGRHDFIGEPSYDDMNGEMSAIGYEFEHRFDEHTRISNKLRYYESDVKWKYLQATPASVAASASTGVLRRQYSDRRERSRALASDTNVESRWNIAGMEHTFLVGVDTYDASYDSHNFRGNAPSLDLSRYNYGQPVVVNKNPSQDRGSQLDTLQTGLYFQDQIRFDERWLLLLGGRRDWADQDQRAFRNGQKLKQDDQATTWRAGLVYQADNGLAPYVSYSESFFPVGVAEFTGQTFDPTKGKQYEMGIRYQPHDSNMLLSAAVYELTQENVVKTDFNGNAQQIGEQRSRGLELEAKADVTPQLTLLASYAYTDARITKSANPSEKGQRSEDTPYHQAALWADYNFGLFGVPQLKVGAGARYKGTTQASGIDSQMPAYTLFDLRASYQLNKNWDVAINANNVTNKAYTYCEFAICRYGDEREVVTSVNFRW
- a CDS encoding IclR family transcriptional regulator, coding for MVKARPRPAVNGVASADRVLTVLTAFQIGDTALSLVQLVERTGLIKSTIMRLMVSLETHGFITRMADGRYQLASEVMRLNAVYQEALDLERHVMPRLHHLAEQSGETASFYVRHGAYRMCQYRVNSSHRLRLNLQPGDMRPMDEAAGAQALRAPYDIGIALQKPFFSRGATDPHAASMALPIYGAQGESMGALVISGPANRLTEECAESLKQMFFETARDLMRSLGHKPQAPGI
- a CDS encoding MFS transporter encodes the protein MRALAHRNFQIYFAGQGISTLGKWVQQVALAWLAYHLTGSAVLLGLITFLSLIPQLLIGPQAGAWIDRHDKRRLLIIVQSILVGQSAVLALATWCEWVDGPFIAGMALLLGLLNALETPLRQALIGSFVDEPADLPNALVLNAMLINAARFVGPPLAGGLIALAGEAACFALTAIGFTALLAGLLEVRGGDSPRASGSTAQVFREGLAYLWHTASVRQLLINVVLVNLLASCYAALLPILAKAVFAGDARILGWLWGAAGAGAFVATVVLAVGGALHRLGRFTVAGALLCAVSLVGLCLANVLPLALAALAILGFGITLSNVSTNMQLQSEAPGPLRGRVVAFYIALRFGFEALGGMIAGVLAAQFGAPATLGVAGALLLLALGTACVARYKAALRG